From the genome of Muricauda sp. SCSIO 64092, one region includes:
- a CDS encoding universal stress protein encodes MKILVPFDFSQESINALKLGKEMSIKLKLDLKVIHSLGISDYPYYKTEEADRLKEIVLANAKSEMVKVLKGFFIDPNAIELEIADGKASPHIIRTSRKREIIFTVLGRKDQHIPDRIGSTTRDIIRYANNSVIGISRELGFDTLKNILFVTDFEPTPVNALSTVKMIQRANSATLKLLYVNTRENWQSTLETKKRMEEFCKLHGLANADLEIINDDSLEKGVLNHIKSAPVDLIAIRINSSYGKLDIMDTHLSAERIMDHSETPILTYSKDRYLG; translated from the coding sequence ATGAAAATTTTAGTCCCCTTTGATTTTTCACAAGAATCCATAAACGCCCTTAAACTGGGCAAGGAAATGTCAATCAAATTGAAACTGGACCTAAAAGTGATTCACTCATTGGGCATATCAGATTACCCCTATTACAAAACAGAGGAGGCCGATCGTTTGAAGGAAATTGTTTTGGCCAATGCCAAATCCGAAATGGTAAAGGTCTTGAAAGGGTTTTTTATTGACCCCAATGCCATTGAATTGGAGATCGCAGATGGCAAGGCTTCACCACACATTATCCGCACTTCCCGAAAAAGGGAAATCATATTTACCGTCCTTGGGCGGAAAGACCAGCACATTCCCGACAGGATTGGATCCACTACCCGCGATATTATCCGTTATGCCAATAATTCGGTGATAGGCATTTCCAGGGAGTTGGGATTTGACACACTTAAGAATATCCTTTTTGTCACTGATTTTGAACCTACCCCCGTTAACGCCCTGTCGACCGTTAAAATGATCCAAAGGGCCAACAGTGCGACCCTTAAACTCCTTTATGTGAACACTAGGGAGAATTGGCAATCTACCCTGGAAACGAAAAAAAGGATGGAGGAATTCTGCAAGCTGCATGGATTGGCCAATGCCGATTTGGAAATCATCAATGATGATAGTCTTGAAAAGGGCGTTTTGAACCATATAAAAAGTGCCCCGGTAGACCTTATCGCCATAAGAATAAACAGCTCTTACGGAAAACTGGACATCATGGACACACATCTAAGTGCCGAGCGAATCATGGACCATTCCGAAACACCCATTTTGACCTATTCAAAAGACCGGTATTTAGGGTAA